A single genomic interval of Nostoc commune NIES-4072 harbors:
- a CDS encoding Uma2 family endonuclease, with translation MTTQLGEAKSSTELVISWEALPADFQLEDEPVENTGQPLLAGALRESLEISGFIQPQMLIASNFGLCATINGQFVAKAPDWVYVPSVNQVLGERKSYTPNLDGDIPAIVMEFLSDTEGGEYSFKRTYPPGKWFFYEQILQVPIYVIFDPNGGLLEFYQLENSRYELKQPDENGRHWIDSMGLFLGTWQGTKEARTGYWLRWWDEAGNLLLWAVEQIEQERQQKERLIAYLQSQGIDPNNLPEHI, from the coding sequence ATGACAACCCAACTCGGTGAAGCTAAATCTTCAACAGAACTGGTAATATCTTGGGAAGCATTGCCAGCAGATTTTCAGCTAGAGGATGAACCAGTGGAAAATACAGGTCAGCCACTATTAGCTGGTGCTTTGCGCGAAAGCCTAGAGATAAGTGGTTTCATCCAACCGCAGATGTTGATAGCCTCGAATTTTGGACTTTGTGCAACGATAAACGGGCAATTTGTTGCTAAAGCACCCGACTGGGTTTATGTACCATCGGTAAATCAAGTTTTAGGAGAACGCAAAAGCTATACACCCAATTTAGACGGGGATATTCCAGCAATTGTGATGGAATTTCTATCTGACACTGAGGGTGGAGAATACTCTTTTAAGCGAACCTATCCACCAGGAAAATGGTTTTTTTATGAGCAGATTCTTCAAGTCCCAATTTACGTAATTTTTGACCCAAATGGCGGTTTGTTAGAATTTTACCAACTCGAAAACAGCCGCTACGAATTAAAGCAACCTGATGAAAATGGTCGTCATTGGATTGATTCAATGGGTTTATTTCTGGGAACTTGGCAAGGAACAAAAGAAGCTAGAACTGGTTACTGGTTGCGCTGGTGGGATGAGGCAGGTAATTTGTTGCTTTGGGCAGTAGAGCAAATTGAACAGGAACGCCAACAAAAAGAACGGCTAATTGCCTATTTACAATCTCAAGGTATTGATCCAAATAATTTGCCAGAGCATATTTAA
- a CDS encoding DUF1611 domain-containing protein, giving the protein MRLSPNQRVAILLHDGIIGTHGKTGLAILRYSEAPIVAVIDRECAGKSLPELTNIKRDVPIVASVAAALEYKPEVLVIGIAPGGGAVPDDYWLEIKGALEAGMSLVNGLHTPMANIPELNALLKPGQVIWDVRKEPPNISVASGMARTLSCRRVLTVGTDMAIGKMSTSLELHWAAKQRGWRSKFLATGQTGVMLEGDGVPLDAVRVDFAAGAVEQIVMRYGKNHDILHIEGQGSLLHPGSTATLPLIRGSQPTQLLLAHRAGQVHVRNHPHVLIPPLPEVIRLYETVASAGGAFASVPVVGIALNTAHLDQSAAEESIAQTIAETGLPCTDVVRFDANVLLDAVMKN; this is encoded by the coding sequence GTGCGTCTATCACCTAATCAACGAGTAGCTATCTTACTGCATGACGGAATTATTGGGACTCACGGCAAAACAGGGCTAGCAATTTTACGTTACAGTGAAGCCCCAATCGTAGCCGTAATTGATCGCGAGTGTGCTGGCAAATCCCTACCAGAATTAACCAATATCAAGCGTGATGTCCCAATAGTAGCATCGGTAGCCGCAGCCCTTGAATACAAGCCAGAAGTCTTAGTAATAGGCATTGCTCCAGGAGGTGGTGCTGTACCAGATGATTACTGGTTGGAAATTAAAGGCGCTCTAGAAGCTGGAATGTCGCTGGTAAATGGTTTACATACACCAATGGCAAATATACCAGAGTTAAATGCACTGCTCAAACCAGGGCAAGTAATTTGGGATGTACGTAAAGAGCCGCCTAATATAAGTGTTGCTAGTGGAATGGCACGTACCCTTTCCTGTCGGCGGGTGTTGACAGTAGGAACCGACATGGCGATCGGTAAAATGTCAACTAGTCTAGAGTTACATTGGGCTGCAAAACAGCGAGGTTGGCGTTCTAAATTCCTCGCTACCGGTCAAACTGGAGTGATGTTAGAAGGAGACGGCGTGCCTTTAGATGCCGTGCGCGTAGACTTTGCCGCCGGTGCTGTGGAACAGATAGTTATGCGCTATGGCAAAAACCACGACATTTTGCACATTGAAGGACAAGGTTCACTGCTACACCCTGGTTCAACGGCAACCTTACCCCTAATTCGTGGTTCGCAACCAACCCAACTGCTGTTAGCACATCGCGCCGGACAAGTTCATGTACGTAATCATCCTCATGTACTAATTCCACCTTTACCAGAGGTGATTCGGCTTTATGAAACTGTTGCTAGTGCTGGTGGTGCTTTTGCAAGTGTTCCTGTAGTGGGGATAGCGCTGAACACAGCCCATCTAGATCAGTCTGCGGCTGAGGAAAGCATTGCTCAAACAATAGCAGAAACTGGGCTACCTTGCACTGATGTAGTCCGCTTTGATGCCAATGTGCTTTTGGATGCGGTGATGAAGAATTAA
- a CDS encoding LptA/OstA family protein, producing MNFLLGRLNRRASLVACASIAIAAVFVIPTMTSGQIPKWVSTFLYSTGDTKANAQTIAQVIETGQMTLRSDVQNYDESTKEIRAIGNATWVYPEAQIEANADEIRYVPGGGQVTLSGNVQISQKGERLQGKRAICSLEQKQCNLILE from the coding sequence ATGAACTTTTTGCTTGGGCGGTTAAATCGCCGCGCCTCTCTAGTCGCTTGTGCCTCAATTGCGATCGCTGCTGTTTTCGTTATTCCAACCATGACTTCAGGGCAGATTCCTAAATGGGTTTCAACATTTCTCTACTCAACGGGTGATACAAAAGCAAACGCGCAGACTATTGCCCAAGTGATTGAAACGGGACAAATGACTCTCAGATCAGATGTTCAAAACTATGATGAGAGTACAAAAGAAATAAGAGCAATTGGCAACGCTACTTGGGTATATCCAGAAGCTCAAATTGAAGCCAATGCTGATGAGATTCGATATGTGCCAGGAGGAGGACAAGTTACTTTGTCTGGTAATGTTCAAATTTCACAGAAGGGAGAGCGTTTACAAGGTAAACGAGCAATATGTTCACTTGAACAAAAGCAGTGTAACTTGATTCTGGAGTAA
- a CDS encoding pentapeptide repeat-containing protein: protein MLFNRWRLLIAGAIFGSVITAGIFIVPPIVASKSWPWRWADWTGIGEDTIKKTSTEKKGGKNSSIEKVISTDETRSGKTLWDFLELLAVPFLLLYLGNQLQQKDKEVADINLREEALLNYLDRVSDLLINNKVNSLQPNDTLLELINDIIRTRTLTILRSFGKDGERKGSVIRFLIDAEFISNWHSIVLDLSSASLKGAKLSGTKLSRVKLIKADLSDADLSDADLSHADIRNANLINADLINADLTGADLTGADLTGADLTGADLTGADLRDAILNDVKGLRN from the coding sequence ATGTTGTTTAATCGGTGGCGATTACTAATTGCAGGAGCCATCTTTGGTTCTGTAATTACTGCTGGAATATTTATAGTCCCCCCAATTGTAGCAAGTAAAAGTTGGCCATGGAGATGGGCTGACTGGACTGGAATTGGAGAAGACACAATTAAAAAAACGAGTACAGAGAAAAAAGGTGGAAAAAATAGTTCGATTGAAAAGGTTATTTCCACTGATGAAACTCGGTCTGGAAAAACACTTTGGGATTTTTTAGAACTATTAGCAGTTCCATTTCTGCTTTTGTATTTAGGTAATCAACTTCAGCAGAAAGATAAAGAAGTAGCAGACATAAATCTCCGTGAGGAAGCGCTACTAAATTATTTAGACCGTGTATCAGATTTACTGATTAATAACAAAGTGAATAGCCTACAACCCAATGATACTTTACTAGAACTGATAAATGATATAATACGCACAAGAACGCTGACTATACTGCGTAGCTTTGGCAAAGATGGAGAACGGAAAGGTAGTGTTATACGATTTCTAATCGATGCAGAATTTATAAGTAACTGGCACTCTATTGTATTAGACTTAAGCTCTGCTAGTTTGAAAGGCGCTAAACTAAGTGGTACTAAACTAAGTCGTGTTAAGCTAATTAAAGCAGACCTCAGTGATGCAGACCTCAGTGATGCAGACTTGAGTCATGCAGATATACGTAATGCTAACTTGATTAATGCCGACTTAATTAATGCCGACTTAACTGGTGCTGACTTAACTGGTGCTGACTTAACTGGTGCTGACTTAACTGGTGCTGACTTAACTGGTGCTGACTTAAGAGATGCCATCTTAAATGATGTAAAGGGATTACGAAATTGA
- a CDS encoding putative Ig domain-containing protein, which translates to MALNSGDVAFIGINTAGGSDDWVAFVTLATIPEGTVIYFTDNELTTGTATAFNTGESYTKWTAPAGGVVAGTIVTLTNFDVTGGPVANVGTAAVVTFSGSSNRGFSQTTDSVYAYLAASDATVDTPITQIARINIGNAEDGVAPNLLPADSRISFLTGEESAAYIGTRTANTFAEFKAIVNNPANWTLTTGATLITALNQTAFTINATPTVTIAAQDANAAEAGSDPGIFRISRTGSTTNALTVNYNVATGAGQATSADYTPTLTGTATIAAGQSFVDITITPVDDTAVEGTETVTLTLNSSANYTLGTATATVAIADNDAIRIHDIQGAAHISPLRGQSVTNVAGIVTATASNGFYLQDPNPDSDDRTSEGIFVFTSSAPTVSVGDSILVNGTVAEFRPGNNANNLTVTQITSPTIVTVSSGNALPTTTILGNGGRSIPTTVIDNDTTGNIETGTTTFDPAQDGIDFYESLEGMQVQVNNPITTSPTASFGTSQEIWVLADNGANATGRTARGGSLISASDFNPERIQIDDLNNALVLPEVNVGTQLSSITGVVNYDFSNYEVLVSAAPTVVQNSTLQKEVTNLTPTTDQLTVATFNVENLDPSDGATKFNNLASRIVNNLKSPDIISLEEIQDNNGATNDSVVDASTTFQTLINAIAAAGGPTYQYRQINPVDDTNGGEPGGNIRVGFLFNPNRVNFVDRPGGTSTSSTTVSNVSGLPTVSNSPGLIDPTNSAFTSSRKPLVGEFTFKGETVYVVGNHFNSKGGDQPLFGVNQPPTLSSEVQRQQQATLVKNFVESILAINPNANVVVAGDLNDFEFSNPVTTLESAGLTSLIETLPQNERYTYNFEGNAQTLDHILVSNNLRNRLDGYDVVHINSEFADQDSDHDPSVARFNLFKNNAPTVVQPIDDQIISTDKPFSFNVSNKFTDVDQGDTLSYSATGLPTGSSIVANTGVISGTISQIGIFGVTVTATDKSGANVSDSFDLTVANNKATSGNDIIFIDQLNGLNIVDALAGSDRVIGTNANETINGGAGNDYLDGKGGTDILRGGDDDDTILGGLGNDTLFGGKDNDRLIGWGGGTSEIDQLNGDQGEDTYVLGNANSVFYASFGNGDYAYIASFKNKDKIELKGVASNYSLGSASAVSSDKSAVGIFYGTELIAVVENGLKLKTNLASDTGFVFV; encoded by the coding sequence ATGGCACTAAATTCTGGCGACGTTGCATTTATAGGCATCAATACTGCGGGTGGGTCTGACGATTGGGTAGCTTTTGTTACGCTAGCCACTATTCCAGAGGGAACAGTCATCTATTTTACTGACAACGAACTTACAACAGGGACGGCAACGGCTTTTAACACTGGTGAATCATATACTAAATGGACTGCCCCAGCAGGCGGTGTTGTCGCAGGGACTATCGTCACTTTGACCAATTTTGATGTGACTGGTGGGCCAGTTGCTAATGTGGGTACAGCTGCTGTGGTTACTTTCTCAGGGTCTAGTAATCGCGGCTTTAGCCAAACCACGGACTCGGTATATGCTTATCTTGCTGCCAGTGATGCGACGGTAGACACGCCAATAACACAGATCGCACGAATTAATATTGGCAACGCAGAGGATGGTGTCGCACCTAACTTGCTACCTGCCGATAGCCGTATAAGCTTCTTGACGGGTGAGGAATCGGCAGCCTACATTGGTACTCGTACAGCAAATACCTTTGCCGAATTCAAGGCGATTGTTAACAACCCTGCTAATTGGACACTGACCACTGGGGCGACTTTGATTACAGCGCTGAACCAAACCGCCTTCACTATCAATGCAACCCCCACTGTCACGATCGCAGCCCAAGATGCCAATGCAGCCGAAGCTGGCAGTGACCCTGGTATCTTCCGGATCTCTCGCACAGGCAGTACCACCAATGCCTTGACGGTAAATTACAATGTTGCCACGGGTGCTGGACAAGCCACAAGCGCAGATTACACCCCAACCTTAACAGGCACAGCAACGATCGCTGCCGGACAATCCTTTGTGGATATCACCATTACACCTGTGGATGATACGGCAGTTGAAGGAACTGAAACCGTCACTTTGACTCTAAATAGTAGCGCAAACTATACTCTGGGTACTGCTACTGCTACAGTGGCGATCGCTGATAATGACGCAATTCGGATTCACGACATTCAAGGCGCGGCGCATATCTCACCCTTAAGAGGTCAAAGCGTCACCAATGTAGCGGGAATTGTCACGGCTACAGCTAGTAATGGTTTTTACTTGCAAGACCCCAACCCAGACAGCGATGATCGCACTTCGGAAGGTATTTTCGTCTTCACCTCATCAGCACCAACCGTATCTGTTGGCGATTCTATATTAGTCAATGGAACAGTTGCGGAGTTTCGTCCCGGTAATAATGCAAATAACCTGACGGTAACACAAATTACTAGCCCTACAATTGTCACAGTCTCCAGTGGCAATGCTTTACCAACTACCACAATTCTGGGTAATGGCGGCAGAAGCATCCCAACTACAGTAATCGATAACGACACTACTGGTAATATCGAAACTGGAACGACCACCTTTGATCCTGCCCAGGATGGCATCGACTTCTACGAAAGTTTAGAAGGAATGCAAGTACAGGTCAATAACCCGATCACCACTTCACCCACTGCAAGCTTTGGTACATCACAGGAAATTTGGGTATTAGCAGACAATGGGGCAAATGCCACTGGGCGCACAGCTCGCGGTGGTAGCCTAATTAGTGCCTCAGACTTCAATCCTGAACGGATTCAGATCGATGATCTCAACAATGCCTTAGTACTACCTGAGGTGAATGTTGGTACGCAACTTAGCAGTATTACTGGTGTCGTTAACTACGATTTTAGCAACTATGAAGTTTTAGTATCGGCTGCTCCCACAGTAGTACAGAACAGTACCCTGCAAAAAGAAGTCACTAATTTAACTCCCACTACTGACCAATTGACAGTTGCTACCTTCAACGTCGAAAACCTTGACCCAAGCGATGGTGCAACCAAGTTTAACAACCTTGCCAGCCGCATTGTCAATAATCTGAAATCACCAGATATTATTAGTCTAGAAGAAATTCAAGACAATAACGGAGCGACGAATGATAGCGTAGTTGATGCTAGCACCACCTTTCAAACATTAATTAATGCGATCGCTGCTGCTGGTGGCCCCACGTATCAATATCGCCAAATTAACCCAGTAGACGATACTAATGGCGGTGAACCTGGCGGAAATATCCGGGTGGGTTTCTTGTTTAATCCCAATCGTGTCAACTTTGTAGATCGCCCCGGTGGTACTTCCACCTCCAGTACCACAGTTAGTAACGTCTCTGGTCTTCCTACAGTTTCTAATAGTCCTGGTTTGATTGACCCCACCAACTCGGCCTTTACTAGCAGTCGCAAGCCGTTAGTTGGAGAATTTACTTTCAAGGGTGAAACTGTTTATGTAGTCGGCAACCACTTTAATTCTAAAGGTGGCGACCAACCATTATTCGGCGTGAATCAACCGCCAACTCTCAGTAGCGAAGTGCAGCGCCAGCAACAAGCGACACTGGTGAAAAATTTTGTCGAAAGTATTTTAGCAATCAATCCCAATGCCAATGTAGTAGTAGCAGGTGACTTGAATGATTTTGAGTTCTCTAACCCCGTCACCACCCTAGAAAGCGCTGGGCTGACTTCATTAATTGAAACTCTGCCTCAAAATGAGCGTTACACCTATAATTTTGAAGGCAACGCCCAAACACTTGACCACATTTTAGTCAGTAACAACTTACGTAACAGACTAGATGGGTATGATGTAGTTCACATCAATTCAGAGTTTGCCGATCAGGATAGCGATCATGACCCTAGTGTGGCTCGGTTTAATCTCTTTAAAAACAATGCTCCCACTGTAGTACAACCGATTGACGACCAAATCATCTCTACTGACAAACCTTTTTCTTTCAATGTCAGTAACAAATTTACTGACGTAGATCAAGGCGACACCCTCAGCTACAGTGCTACAGGCTTACCCACTGGATCTAGTATTGTTGCTAATACAGGTGTGATATCCGGCACTATCTCCCAAATTGGCATCTTCGGAGTCACAGTTACTGCTACTGATAAGAGTGGTGCTAATGTTAGCGATAGCTTTGACCTGACTGTTGCTAATAACAAGGCGACATCTGGCAATGATATTATCTTTATTGACCAACTTAATGGTTTGAACATAGTCGATGCCTTAGCCGGGAGCGATCGCGTCATCGGTACTAATGCCAATGAAACCATCAATGGTGGTGCAGGCAATGATTACCTTGATGGCAAGGGAGGCACTGACATCCTCCGTGGTGGCGATGACGATGACACAATCTTAGGCGGACTTGGCAATGACACACTTTTTGGAGGCAAGGACAACGACCGCCTCATTGGTTGGGGAGGTGGCACAAGCGAAATTGACCAACTCAACGGCGATCAGGGTGAAGATACTTACGTCTTGGGTAATGCCAATTCAGTTTTCTATGCTAGTTTTGGTAATGGTGACTATGCTTATATTGCCAGCTTTAAGAACAAGGACAAAATTGAACTCAAAGGAGTTGCTAGCAATTACTCACTAGGATCTGCATCAGCCGTGTCTAGTGACAAGTCTGCTGTCGGCATTTTTTATGGAACAGAGTTAATTGCTGTTGTTGAAAATGGGTTAAAGCTAAAGACGAATTTGGCAAGCGATACTGGCTTTGTATTTGTTTAA
- a CDS encoding dipeptide epimerase has protein sequence MQININLFTVNKRFPLTISRGTTAQTTNVWVRISEYGIEGWGEASPFGVGNHRQSTDAIKDALQQVVPLLQGFSPLQRQEIEQVLTQNQVPSAAKAALDIAMHDWLGKRVGLPLWQIWGLDRNQIVPTSVTIGINSPEGARARARDWLQFTDVRLFKVKLGSPDGIDADKKMLLAVQEEAPLLEFFVDANGGWSLEDAIAMCNWLANLGIKYVEQPLPRGQEKSLAKLKEHSPLPIFVDESCFTSADIPHLANYVDGINIKLMKSGGLTEAMRMVHTARAYRLQVMFGCYSDSSLANTAALQLAPLADYLDLDSHLNLIDDPFTGALLLKQGRVLPNDLPGLGVQQSASIT, from the coding sequence ATGCAAATAAATATAAATTTATTTACAGTAAACAAAAGGTTTCCGTTGACTATTAGTCGAGGTACAACGGCACAGACAACTAATGTCTGGGTGAGAATTTCAGAATATGGGATCGAAGGCTGGGGGGAAGCATCACCATTCGGTGTGGGTAATCATCGACAATCAACTGATGCAATCAAAGACGCCCTACAGCAAGTTGTGCCACTGTTGCAAGGATTCAGCCCCTTACAGCGACAGGAAATTGAGCAAGTTTTAACACAAAACCAGGTTCCTTCTGCTGCAAAAGCTGCCTTGGATATAGCAATGCACGACTGGTTGGGTAAGCGCGTAGGATTACCCTTATGGCAAATTTGGGGACTCGATCGCAATCAAATAGTCCCGACTTCTGTCACAATTGGGATTAATTCGCCTGAAGGAGCCAGGGCGAGAGCGCGAGACTGGTTACAATTTACTGATGTCCGCCTTTTCAAGGTGAAGCTAGGTAGTCCAGATGGCATAGATGCAGATAAAAAAATGCTCTTGGCAGTGCAAGAAGAAGCACCATTACTAGAATTTTTCGTTGATGCTAATGGAGGTTGGAGCTTGGAGGATGCGATCGCAATGTGCAATTGGCTAGCTAATTTAGGTATAAAATATGTAGAACAGCCATTGCCACGGGGACAGGAAAAAAGTTTAGCAAAACTCAAAGAACACTCTCCCCTGCCCATCTTTGTTGATGAAAGTTGCTTTACAAGCGCCGATATTCCTCATTTGGCAAACTACGTGGATGGTATTAATATCAAACTGATGAAATCAGGGGGACTAACCGAAGCAATGCGAATGGTACATACAGCGCGAGCATATCGGTTGCAAGTAATGTTTGGTTGCTATTCTGACAGTTCGCTAGCTAATACAGCAGCATTACAGCTGGCGCCACTAGCTGATTATCTAGATTTAGACAGTCACCTCAACTTAATCGATGATCCGTTTACGGGTGCATTATTGCTAAAACAAGGGAGAGTTTTGCCAAACGATTTACCAGGCTTGGGGGTACAACAAAGTGCGTCTATCACCTAA
- the psb34 gene encoding photosystem II assembly protein Psb34 has protein sequence MYTTTNEDGVLNNYAAEPKMYYAEYPAIWEQRKYVLQAFFATLIVTTIVLVGFSVS, from the coding sequence ATGTACACCACTACTAACGAAGACGGCGTTCTCAATAACTACGCAGCTGAACCCAAGATGTATTACGCCGAGTACCCAGCAATTTGGGAACAACGTAAATATGTTTTACAGGCTTTTTTTGCGACTTTAATTGTCACAACTATAGTTTTGGTTGGTTTTAGCGTTAGCTAA
- a CDS encoding COP23 domain-containing protein — MPSQLLRLISLGSLGLSLCLGNSVAMAQYDSTGDGVVVPTVPSGGSSVPIDTSTGIPTSPSADGTTRFTCQTYNGQYTVMYQPQSQPGQYFAWAAPAALGGGWDAQRRCTAIASRLELYRPDGLQELQTATENNENIVCVTTEANPTCRIVLTVPPGKDPYVIRNSIFQNLTTADSGQQTIAVNTYGDRSSGGNELYNLGRTLLGGGNNRVSSSRSGINLKPFLDRKDGGTARNLRNGVAIRRQSQPNSVRLNPRNFR; from the coding sequence ATGCCATCACAACTGCTTCGATTGATATCTTTGGGTAGTCTTGGCTTATCTTTATGTTTGGGCAATTCTGTAGCAATGGCGCAATATGATTCTACTGGCGATGGCGTTGTCGTACCAACAGTACCATCAGGTGGGTCATCAGTACCAATAGACACATCAACAGGTATACCAACTTCACCCTCAGCTGACGGTACAACTCGGTTTACCTGTCAGACTTACAATGGTCAATACACCGTTATGTATCAGCCACAAAGTCAACCAGGGCAATACTTTGCTTGGGCTGCACCTGCGGCTTTGGGTGGTGGTTGGGACGCACAAAGGCGTTGTACAGCAATTGCTAGTCGCTTAGAACTTTATCGCCCAGATGGCTTACAAGAACTCCAGACAGCAACAGAAAATAACGAAAATATTGTCTGCGTCACAACAGAAGCTAACCCAACCTGTAGAATTGTCCTGACAGTACCGCCTGGGAAAGACCCCTATGTTATCCGCAATAGTATTTTTCAGAACTTAACTACTGCTGACAGTGGACAACAGACTATAGCTGTTAATACTTATGGCGATCGCAGTAGTGGAGGCAATGAATTATATAATTTAGGACGTACACTTCTAGGCGGTGGCAATAATCGGGTTAGTTCATCTAGAAGTGGAATTAATCTGAAACCTTTCCTCGATCGCAAAGATGGTGGTACCGCTAGAAATCTTCGCAATGGAGTAGCAATTCGTCGTCAGTCACAGCCTAACTCTGTTCGCTTAAATCCTCGTAATTTCCGCTAA
- a CDS encoding M48 family metallopeptidase produces the protein MKRIWKSLLPAWKWVLLSAATSILIILTQATSPLLAQEPATSTTIETTKPSSETTKVQKLREALQRSSTPEAPKPAPGVSEPKKPESPQEPPLSPEELTRQLKFIEADKLYLAGQIPEAEKIYREVKQPFGKTLDNQQRKAAILDPTQLSPGGKVYWRESEAGIAQKLQTKTLVPLQLLVEQYPEFIPGHIRYAEVLKQYDRTKEALDILERASSLYPDQPELIKTRITALADDKKWMEASLAARQFAILYPKNPQAPEFTKLAEENLNRYKTHTQREIRGNVIGNIITGALGYAVTGSLLGPFSALDSTIMLLQGERAIGESVAKQAKKQLGVIIDEDILAYVNEIGQKLAKVGGRDEFKYEFFVIPEESLNAFALPGGKIFINAGAIAKANSEAELAGLMGHELSHVLLSHTFQLVSEGNLISNVTQYIPLGGTIGQLFALSYSRDMERQADNLGTRLIVATGYAADGLRNLMVTLEKQQKNTPPSWLSSHPGGNERVSYLENLITRNSYNRYAYEGVGRHLEIKARVKKLLEEKKAREEKK, from the coding sequence ATGAAACGAATCTGGAAGTCTTTACTGCCAGCTTGGAAGTGGGTATTACTTTCAGCTGCTACATCAATTTTGATAATCCTGACGCAGGCAACTTCACCCCTTCTGGCACAAGAACCTGCTACCTCTACCACTATTGAAACGACAAAGCCCAGTTCAGAAACAACTAAAGTCCAAAAGTTACGGGAAGCGCTGCAACGTTCATCAACGCCAGAAGCACCAAAACCCGCCCCTGGAGTTTCTGAACCGAAAAAGCCAGAGTCGCCACAGGAACCCCCACTCAGCCCGGAAGAACTCACCCGTCAGCTAAAATTTATAGAAGCGGATAAACTTTATCTGGCAGGACAAATCCCGGAGGCGGAAAAAATTTACCGCGAAGTTAAGCAGCCTTTTGGTAAAACATTAGATAATCAACAGCGTAAAGCTGCCATACTCGACCCCACGCAACTATCGCCAGGAGGTAAAGTCTACTGGCGAGAATCAGAGGCGGGGATAGCACAAAAGTTGCAAACAAAAACTTTAGTACCTCTGCAACTATTAGTTGAGCAATATCCTGAATTTATCCCTGGTCATATCCGATATGCTGAAGTATTGAAACAATACGATCGCACTAAAGAAGCATTAGACATATTAGAACGGGCTTCTTCACTGTATCCAGATCAACCAGAATTAATTAAAACTAGAATTACAGCCCTAGCTGATGATAAAAAATGGATGGAAGCCTCTTTGGCGGCGCGTCAATTTGCTATTCTCTACCCGAAAAATCCCCAAGCCCCTGAGTTTACAAAACTAGCAGAAGAAAATCTGAACCGTTACAAAACTCATACACAAAGAGAAATTAGAGGCAATGTCATCGGTAATATTATTACAGGTGCTTTAGGTTATGCCGTCACTGGCAGTCTGCTTGGGCCGTTTTCTGCCCTTGACTCTACCATCATGCTGCTACAAGGTGAACGAGCCATAGGTGAGTCGGTGGCAAAGCAGGCAAAAAAACAGCTAGGTGTAATTATAGACGAAGATATTTTGGCATACGTCAATGAAATTGGACAGAAATTGGCGAAGGTAGGAGGACGGGACGAGTTTAAATACGAATTCTTCGTAATTCCAGAGGAAAGTCTTAACGCCTTTGCATTACCTGGGGGTAAAATTTTTATTAATGCAGGTGCGATCGCTAAAGCTAATTCCGAAGCAGAATTAGCTGGGTTAATGGGTCATGAATTATCCCATGTACTTTTATCCCACACTTTTCAGTTAGTCAGCGAAGGCAACCTGATCTCTAACGTTACTCAATATATACCTCTGGGCGGCACTATCGGTCAACTTTTTGCACTTAGTTACAGCCGCGACATGGAACGTCAGGCAGATAATCTCGGCACACGCCTAATTGTTGCCACTGGCTACGCTGCTGATGGTTTACGTAACTTAATGGTGACGTTAGAAAAACAGCAAAAAAATACTCCTCCTAGTTGGTTATCTTCGCACCCAGGCGGTAATGAGCGAGTTAGCTATTTAGAAAACCTGATTACCCGTAATAGCTACAACCGTTACGCCTATGAAGGAGTGGGGCGTCATCTAGAAATTAAAGCACGGGTGAAAAAGCTACTCGAAGAGAAAAAAGCAAGAGAGGAAAAAAAATAG